In Planococcus shixiaomingii, the DNA window GCTGGCGAAGTACACTTAGAAGAGCGCACGGATTTGCCGCCTGAACGGCCAGGAAGAGGCAGTGTTCACCATGTTGCGTTTCGTGTTAAGACGTTTGAGGAATATAGTAAGTGGAATGAGCATTTGCGATCGAACGGCTTTGTAACATCGGGTGAAGTGGACCGTTATTATTTCAAGGCGATTTACTTCCGCGAACCAAACGGCATATTGTTTGAACTGTCAACAGATGAACCGGGATTTGCGACCGATGAACCGATGGAAGAACTCGGGGAAAACCTGGCTTTGCCGCCATTCTTAGAGCCGAAGCGAACCCAGATCGAAGCTTCCTTACGCCCCTTGACGCTTAATGACTAAGGTATAGGAGGATGGTAAAATGAATTTCAAATTAACGGAACTTGGCCATGATGAGTTTGCTTTTATCTGGAAAGAAGAAGGCGATTTAAAGGCGGAAATCACATGGACGCAAATGGCTGATGTCATGGTGATTGAGCATACGTACGTCGATCAATCCTTGCGCAACCAAGGCATAGCCAAAAAACTATTGGACGAAGCGGCAAATTATGCGCGGGAAAAGAACTATAAAATGGAGCCAGTCTGCACGTATGCGGCAATGGCATTCGAGCGCTACAACGAATATGATGATGTGAAAGTAAAAGCGTAAACAATAAAAAGCAATCCGCTGTCTTGTATAGTGGATTGCTTTTTTATATTTCTGCTATGTAATTTTTCATGCGTTCCTCCGATTTTACAATGTGGTCATAAAGAAAACAATTGCAGTTAAGATAGAAGCTCCGCCAATTCCGTACATAAAATCTGCTTGGTTAAATATTAGCTTTTTTTCCATTTTTAGAACCCCTTTCAAATGTTTGTTAATTATAAAATACCCGGCATCAGCAAATTTAAACAGGTTTTATTAACTTTTTTAGGGGAAAGGTATAGCAAGAAACGAAAAACTTACTTCAGTCAATAAGAAGTAAAAACTAAAAGAGGTGAAGGGAATGAACGAAGGCAGAGTGAGCAGAGGTGCTGAAAAAGCACTTGGTATTATCGGAATCGTTTTTAACCTTATCGTGATTGCATCTACTATTTTCTTAATCACTAACCAAGATACTTTCCAGAGCTCTCCAGAATTTCAGCAAATTGAAGAAGAAATTAAGAACAATCCATCTTTCGCTAATCCTCAAGACGCCCAAGCGGCTGCGGATGCTTTTGCGGCAAGTTTTGGAGCAGTTGGCTGGACGCTTTTTGCCTTACTGGCGATCAGCACGCTTTTTGCCATATTGGCATTGCTTAATCTTCGAAGAGACAAGAATCCCAAACTAGCAGGAGCGTTCTTCATTATCGCCGGTCTGTTTGCGGGGATTTTATCGTTAACATCGATCCTTTTCTATATTGCTGCCATCATGTGTTTCGTCCGCAGAGCAAAACGCCCGCGGAATGACGATACAAACTACCGCGACATCGACCGAGACGGACGCTCTGACGATTTGTCCCGCCGGAACGATGATACACGAACAGGTGGTACAGGAAGCCGTACTGACGATGCTCTCCATAAAAAAGAAGACACACCGTACCGACCTTTATAAAACAGCGGAAATTTCAATGAAAAGCTGCGCTGTTTTGTGAAATATCAACTAAACGTGAAAAAAACAAAGCACCCGCTTATAAAGCAGGTGCTTTTAAATCGTAGACGTATTTAGCTGTCAGTAAAGGGTAGCCTTCAAACAATTCCTCAAACTCTTCAATGAATTTGAAGCCATTGGTTTCGTAAAAATGGCGGCCTTTCGTGTTTTTGCTTTCCACATAGACGAACAACTGCGAACCGTTCAGTAAAGAAAGGCCGCTACTCAAAAGTTTTTTACCGTAGCCATTGCGTTGATATTCAGGCTTTAAATAGATGGCGATCAATTCCGCATCGCCGTCTTCGTCCACTTTTGTGAAGTTAGCAAAACCGATGGGTTGGCCTTCATGTTCAGCTAAAAGCATAATGGTTTTCTTTAAACGCATTTCCATCATTGGAAAAGAATAGGATTTATCTAAGAAGCTTTTTTGGACAGGGGAGGGAATGATTCCTTCATATGTATCACTCCAGCTAATATAGGCAATTTCTTGCACAGATAAAATATCTTCTGTTGT includes these proteins:
- a CDS encoding GNAT family N-acetyltransferase gives rise to the protein MNFKLTELGHDEFAFIWKEEGDLKAEITWTQMADVMVIEHTYVDQSLRNQGIAKKLLDEAANYAREKNYKMEPVCTYAAMAFERYNEYDDVKVKA
- a CDS encoding DUF4064 domain-containing protein codes for the protein MNEGRVSRGAEKALGIIGIVFNLIVIASTIFLITNQDTFQSSPEFQQIEEEIKNNPSFANPQDAQAAADAFAASFGAVGWTLFALLAISTLFAILALLNLRRDKNPKLAGAFFIIAGLFAGILSLTSILFYIAAIMCFVRRAKRPRNDDTNYRDIDRDGRSDDLSRRNDDTRTGGTGSRTDDALHKKEDTPYRPL
- a CDS encoding GNAT family N-acetyltransferase; the encoded protein is MIRAGTTEDILSVQEIAYISWSDTYEGIIPSPVQKSFLDKSYSFPMMEMRLKKTIMLLAEHEGQPIGFANFTKVDEDGDAELIAIYLKPEYQRNGYGKKLLSSGLSLLNGSQLFVYVESKNTKGRHFYETNGFKFIEEFEELFEGYPLLTAKYVYDLKAPAL